GTTGTGTTCAATGATGAGAACCGAGTTGCCCTTATCCACCAAGCTTTGAATGACCAGCATCAGCTTGCGGATGTCTTCAAAGTGCAAACCTGTAGTTGGCTCGTCCAGAATGTAGATGGTGCGACCATTGGTGCGCTTTTGCAGCTCAGATGCCAACTTCACACGCTGCGCTTCACCACCAGACAAGGTGGTTGCGGCCTGACCAAGACGGACATAGCCCAGACCCACATCCACCAGGGTTGCCAGGTAGCGGTGAATGGAGGTGATGGGTTCGAAGAACTCAGACGCCTCAGAGATAGGCATGTCGAGGACCTCAGCAATGTTTTTGCCCTTGTACAAAACCTCTAGGGTTTCGCGGTTGTAGCGTGCGCCTTCACAGACTTCACACGGAACATAAACATCTGGTAGGAAGTTCATCTCAATCTTGATGGTGCCATCACCCTGGCACGCCTCACAGCGCCCGCCCTTGACGTTGAAGCTGAAACGTCCCGGCTTGTAGCCGCGAACCTTGGACTCCTGGGTCTCAGCGAACAAGTTACGGATCTTGTCAAAGACACCCGTGTACGTAGCCGGGTTGGAACGTGGGGTGCGGCCAATTGGAGACTGGTCAACCTGCACCAGCTTGTCCAAGTGCTCAACGCCTTCGACGCGCACCGCGCGGCCCGGCACCTGACGCGCACGGTTGAGCTTATTCGCCAGAGTCTTGGCCAGAATCTGATTAACCACAGTGGACTTACCGGAGCCGGACACACCGGTAATACACACCAGAACGCCCAGTGGGATTTCCACGTCGATGTTCTTCAGGTTGTTCTCGTGCGCACCCACGACCTTCAGAGTGCGTTCTTTATCAATCTCCCGGCGTGAATCCGGCACACCAAGCTTCTTTGCGCCCGATAGGTATTGTCCGGTCAAAGACTCCTTGGACTTCAAGATGCCTTTGGGCTCGCCCTGGTAGATGACTTCGCCACCGTATTCGCCAGCGCGTGGCCCGATATCAATGAGCCAGTCTGCTTCACGGATGGTGTCTTCATCGTGTTCCACCACGATCAGGGTGTTGCCGATATCGCGCAGACGCTTCAGCGTCTCAATCAGACGGTGGTTATCACGCTGGTGCAGACCAATGGAAGGCTCATCTAGCACGTAAAGCACGCCGGCAAGACCGGAACCAATCTGCGTTGCCAGACGAATACGCTGTGCCTCACCACCGGACAAGGTGGACGCACCACGGTCCAGGGTTAGGTAGTTCAAACCGACATCCAACAGGAAGCGCAGACGTGCCTGGATTTCTTTCAGCACGGCACCGGCGATGATTTCTTCACGGTGACCAAGCACCAAAGAATCCAAGAACTTCGAGGCATCCTCAATGGACAGTCCAGTCAGACCTGCGATGGACAGCTCATCAAATCCTTGCGCTGCCAAACGCACAGCAAGGATCTCTGGGCGCAGGCGCGAGCCCTTACAGGTAGGACAAGGCACTAGGCGGGTGTACTGCAGCAGGCGGTCCTTGGCCCAATCAGAATCCGTTTGCTCGAGCTTGCGCTCAAGGAAGCCGATTGCGCCCTCAAAAGGTGCGGTCCAGTTGCGCTGGCGCCCATAACGGTTCTTGTAACGGACGTTGACTTCCTCATCGGTGCCGTAAATCAGGGCATCGCGCTGCTCCTCGGTGAGCAAGCTCAACGGCGCGTTCGGATCGAAGTCCATCGCCTTGCCCAAGCCTTCAACCAGCTTCACAAAGTACTTGGAGTTCGGCGAAGAGCTCCACGGCTGGATGGCCTCGACTGCTGGTGCATCCTTATCTGGAATCAACAGATCCAAGTCCACTTCAGTCTTGGTACCGATGCCATCGCAAGCTGGGCAAGAACCAAATGGTGCGTTGAAGGAAAAGGCGCGTGGCTCATATTCCTCAATGGTCAGCGCGTGGCCATTCGGGCAGGATGCCTTCTCCGAATAGGTGTGGGTCAACTCTTCGTTGTCCACATAATCAATGGTCACCAGACCATCGGCAAGCCGCAGCGCAGTCTCCACCGAATCCGTCAGACGCTGCTTGGCAGAAGCTTTGACCTGCAAACGGTCAACCACAACGTTGATATCGTGCTTAATCTGCTTCTTAAGCTTCGGGGGCTCATTGAGCTGAATCAGATCTCCATCGACGGTCGCGCGCACGAAACCCTGCGCCGCCAAATCTTCGAACAGATCCACAAACTCGCCCTTGCGCTTGCGCACAACCGGAGCCAAAACCTGGAACTTGAGCTTTTCTTCCTGCGCTAAAATAGAATCCACAATCTGCTGCGGAGTTTGACGCTCAATAGTCGCATCACACTTCGGACAGTGCGGGGTACCCGCGCGAGAGAACAAAAGGCGCAGGTAGTCATAAATTTCCGTAATCGTACCTACGGTCGAGCGTGGGTTATGGTTGGTGGATTTCTGGTCAATGGACACCGCCGGCGACAGACCATCAATAAAGTCCACATCGGGTTTATCCATCTGGCCTAAAAACATGCGGGCATAGGAGCTCAAAGACTCAACGTAGCGACGTTGACCCTCGGCGAAAATAGTGTCAAAGGCCAGCGAAGACTTGCCGGAACCGGACAGGCCGGTAAATACCACCATTTTGTCGCGCGGGACATCAATGTCCACTCCTTTAAGGTTGTGCTCACGTGCACCGCGGACTACTAAACGATCAGCCACTTGTTGGTTTTTCTCTTCCTCTGATGACTTTTATGTTCTACTCTTCATCGAACATACCCGTAAGGTGGTGAATATGACGAACGATATTACTCTCCATCACATCTCAGTTTCTGAGATGGACAACAATTGCTACCTGCTCGCATCAAACGGTGAAGGCCTGCTTATTGATGCCGCCGATGATGCCCAAGCCATTTTGGCCATGGCTGAACAAGCCGGCGTGAAAATCACCAAGGTTCTCACCACCCACCGCCACTGGGACCATGTCCGCGCGCTGCAAGAAGTCTTGAAAGAAACCGACGCCACGCACTATGCAGCATTCCTGGAATCGCCAGCGTTGCCATCGTCTGTCGATGTCGAATTGCAGCACGATGACACCATCGAATTCGGCGGCCGGGAACATGACGTCATTATCTTGCGCGGACACACTCCAGGTGGCGCGTGTCTGGCCGTAGACATGGACGGTGTGCCGCACTTGTTTGTTGGTGACTCCTTATTCCCTGGCGGAGTGGGCAAGACCACGTCTGAAGGCGACTTCGTGCGTCTTTACAAGGATGTTACGGAACGACTCTTTGACATCTACCCCGATGAAGCAGTGGTCTGGCCGGGCCACGGAAAGGCCACCACGCTGGGCGATGAGCGCCCACACCTGGGTGACTGGTGGGACCGCCGCTGGTAGTCGCGAACCGATAACAATTTTACTGGAAACATAAAATTTCAGTCATCTGTGCTGACAAAATGCGTACACTGGTTGACTAGAAAAGTTTGCGAACTTTATTTGAAGGAGCTAAAAACAAATGCTACGTAAAATCGCCCGTCCAATGCTCGCGTCCTTCTTTGTCTGGGATGGCGTTGACACTCTGCGCAACACCGACCAGCACATTGCGGAAACCGAAAACATGTTGGAGCGCCTGCGCAAGGTGCTGCCACGCGAGTACGCCGGCTACATTCCAAGTGATCCTGAGCTGGTAGCGCGCGCACTTGCTGGTGCACGCGTCGGCGCAGGTTCCCTGTTTGCCATTGGCAAGGCTCCTCGCACCTCCGCTGCTGTTTTGGCTGGCACCAGCCTGCCAGCACTGGTTGGCGCGAATGCTTTCTGGTCTGCGGACTCTGAGAAGGAAAAGACCGAGGGCCGCAATGCGCTGATCACCAACACCGCATTGCTGGGCGCACTCTTTATCACCACCCAGGACCGTGAGGGCAAGCCATCTTTGACCTGGCGCGCACAGAAGGCTGGTGAGCGCACCAGCAAGAAGGTACAGGCTGCGCTGCCAACCAAGTCTGAAACCCAGAAGCTGACCGGCAAGGCCACCGACTGGTTTGAGGACACCTCCGACCGTGTGACTTCTTATGTGGATGACCACAAGGATGAGTGGCAGGACACCGGCAAGGACTTGCTCAACACTGCTAAGTCTCATGTCGATGAGGCACGCTCCTACGTTGATGACAACAAGGATGATTGGCAGGATGCCGGCAAGGGCCTGATCGCTAACGTGCGTGACTCCGCTAAGGATTACACCGAGACCGCACGCGGCTTTGTCAATGACAACGCTGGTGACTGGTTGGCTACCGCGGAAGATAACGCAAAGACCGCCCGCAAGGCAGTGGTTAAGAACGCTTCCAAGGCACAGAAGAAGGCCGACAAGGCTTTGACCAAGGCTGAGAAGTCTTCCGGTGGTTCCGCCAAGAAGTGGAACAAGAAGGCGAACAAGTTCCAGAAGGAAGCTGACAAGAAGATTGCTAAGGCAATCAAGAAGGTTGGCAAGAACATCTAGTTCGTCACACGCTCTACCCACAACGGCCCAGCTTTTTGTATGCTGGGCCGTTGTTCTATTTTTTACTCATCACCATCCAAGGAAGTTGATGCCCTCCGTGACCTCGCCGTCAACACCTAACCCCTCCTCCCCTAATTCTCCAGTTCAGACAGAGAAAGCTTCCGCAATTGCAGCGGAGCAAACCTATGTCGACATGCTCTTTGACCGCTTGGACAAGGAAGTCGCGGACGCCAACCAGCGCCTGAACGAAGTCCAAGCAGACGTTGACCCCGCTAACCCCGACTCAGACGCCTTGGTTCGCCGTGAGACCGAGTACCACTTGCTCCAGGGCAAACTGGACCGCCTCAACCTGGCGCAGCTCGGCCTCGTCTTCGGCCGCATCGACGTTGATGCCCCAGGTGATAATCCCACCGCAGATGGTTTGGACCGCCGCTATATCGGCCGCATGGGCTTGGATGCCCGCGAAGATGACTACCGCACCTTGCTGTTGGACTGGCGTGCACCAATGGCGCGGCCCTTCTACTTGGCCACTACTGCGCAGCCAGAGGATGTTGCGGTGCGTCGCCATATTCGCACCAAGGGACGCACGGTCACTGATATCACCGATGAGGTGCTAGCCCGCGAGCTCGCAGCCGCAGCGGTTGATGTTGATAATGACGCGAGCATCACCAGCGAATCAGCGCTGCACCAAGCGATGGAACGCGCGCGTACCACACACATGAGTTCCATCGTGGAGACCATTCAGCGTGAGCAGGATGAGATCATTCGTGATGAGCGCCGTGGAGTCATGGTGGTTGACGGCGGCCCGGGTACGGGTAAGACGGCGGTGGCGCTGCATCGAATAGCATATTTGCTCTACAACCACCGCGAACGCTTGGCATCGACCGGCGTGCTCATCCTGGGTCCTAACTCAACTTTCTTGGACTATATTTCCCGCGTTCTGCCTGAACTCGGTGAAACCGGCGTGGTGCTGTCTACCATTTCGGAGCTTTTCCCCGGTGTTACGGCAACGTTGCAGGACTCTTTGCTCACGCGTGAAATCAAGGGCTCGGATGCCATGGTGGGTATCTTGGGCGAGGCCCTGCGCGCGTACCAGGTTGTGCCGGAAGATCCGGTCTCCATCAAGGTAGAGCAGCTTTATCTGACTGCCACTCCGGATATGGTCAAGGCGGCACGCACTCGTGCGCGGCGTTCGCACAAGCCGCATAATGATGCCCGCGGCGCGTTCATTGAGCATTTCGTGCAGTCTCTCGCGGAGCAGATGGCTAACAAGATTGGTGCGGATCCGTTGGGCGGCAAGAACTTGCTCTCGCGTGCCGATGTCGACCAGCTCTTTGATGATCTTTCAGAGACCCCCGCGGTGCAAGAGCTTATCGATGCCTTCTGGCCGACGCTCTCCCCACAATCCGTCCTGGCGGAGTTGCTGGGTTCTGAGGATGCCATTGCTCATGCGGCTTATGCCTATGACGATGAGACCCGTGAGGCGCTATTCCGTCCGACGCAGTTCGATGGCATTGAAGCCTGGTCGGCCGCGGATGTGGCTCTGCTGGATGAGCTAGCGGTGCTCATCGGCATGCCCGATGTGGAGGCCCAGGAAGAAGCCGAGCGTGCAGCGTGGAAAGAGCAAGTCTCTGATGCGGAAGACGCGCTGGATATCCTGTCTTCTTCGATGTCAACGGATAATGATGACGACATGTTTGAGGCCGAGATTCTCTCCGCGCATGACGTGATTGACGCCGAAGCACTTGCTCGCCGCCAACAGACCTTGGACCATCGCTCCACCGCTGAGCGTGCCGCCGCCGACTACACCTGGGCCTATGGCCATGTGGTCATCGATGAGGCCCAAGAGCTCACCCCGATGGAGTGGCGCATGGTCTTTCGCCGCACCCCTTCGCGCTGGATGACGGTGGTCGGCGATACTAGTCAGACCAGCTCCCCCGCCGGCGTTGATGCTTGGGAAGACACCCTCGGTGAATTCGTGGGCGATCGCTTCCGCATTCACCATCTCACGGTCAATTACCGCACGCCACAGCCCATTGCGGACTTGGCGTACAAGGTGCGCAAAAGCGTGGACGATTCCGCACAGCAGACCGAGTCAATCCGCGACGGTGAACCAGTCCGCTTCCTTGAGTACTCCGACAAGCCGCTTAAGGCCGGCATTTTCACCGATGACAACGGCCGCCTCAACGCGGTCATTGACGTCAACAACGTCGAGGAAGTCAAAGGCCTTGAGTTCGACCACGTGACTGTCATCAACCCCGTGGACATCATCGAACGCAGCCCACTGGGCATCAACGACCTCTACGTCGCACTGACCCGCGCAACGCAAACCTTGACCATTATCGGTGAGTGGCCCGAGGAATTCCACTAGAATTGGCAACCATGGCTTTCAGTGACATCGTCCGCAAAACAGAGCAAACCATCAATAAGACTGCAGTGAAGTTCGCATCTAAGCGTGGTTGGGTGCCTGCTATTAGTGGGTACACCGGATATGGTTCGAAAAATAGCATCCGCATCTTTGGACGCGTGCTGGCGGTGGATCCGGAAAGCCCTTCGGCGAAGCAGCCGGGTGCACATCCCGATGATCGTCCGGAGCAGCGTGGGTGGCGGCAGTTTCTCACCGTGCAGCTAACGGATTTCCCGTTCACGGTCACAATCGGTGACAAGGAAGTCCACGCGCAGACGGACGCGAATGGCTACATTGACATCAGCATGGACAACCCAGGCTTGGAGCCAGGATGGCACACTGCCAAGATTTCAATTCAAGGCGCACAGGATGCCACCGCTGATGTCATGGTGGCGGATTCTGACCGCCCGGTGGGCATCATCAGCGATATTGATGACACCATCTTGGTCACCTGGCTGCCGCGCGCGATGGTCGCGGCGTGGAATTCGT
This region of Corynebacterium casei LMG S-19264 genomic DNA includes:
- the uvrA gene encoding excinuclease ABC subunit UvrA; protein product: MADRLVVRGAREHNLKGVDIDVPRDKMVVFTGLSGSGKSSLAFDTIFAEGQRRYVESLSSYARMFLGQMDKPDVDFIDGLSPAVSIDQKSTNHNPRSTVGTITEIYDYLRLLFSRAGTPHCPKCDATIERQTPQQIVDSILAQEEKLKFQVLAPVVRKRKGEFVDLFEDLAAQGFVRATVDGDLIQLNEPPKLKKQIKHDINVVVDRLQVKASAKQRLTDSVETALRLADGLVTIDYVDNEELTHTYSEKASCPNGHALTIEEYEPRAFSFNAPFGSCPACDGIGTKTEVDLDLLIPDKDAPAVEAIQPWSSSPNSKYFVKLVEGLGKAMDFDPNAPLSLLTEEQRDALIYGTDEEVNVRYKNRYGRQRNWTAPFEGAIGFLERKLEQTDSDWAKDRLLQYTRLVPCPTCKGSRLRPEILAVRLAAQGFDELSIAGLTGLSIEDASKFLDSLVLGHREEIIAGAVLKEIQARLRFLLDVGLNYLTLDRGASTLSGGEAQRIRLATQIGSGLAGVLYVLDEPSIGLHQRDNHRLIETLKRLRDIGNTLIVVEHDEDTIREADWLIDIGPRAGEYGGEVIYQGEPKGILKSKESLTGQYLSGAKKLGVPDSRREIDKERTLKVVGAHENNLKNIDVEIPLGVLVCITGVSGSGKSTVVNQILAKTLANKLNRARQVPGRAVRVEGVEHLDKLVQVDQSPIGRTPRSNPATYTGVFDKIRNLFAETQESKVRGYKPGRFSFNVKGGRCEACQGDGTIKIEMNFLPDVYVPCEVCEGARYNRETLEVLYKGKNIAEVLDMPISEASEFFEPITSIHRYLATLVDVGLGYVRLGQAATTLSGGEAQRVKLASELQKRTNGRTIYILDEPTTGLHFEDIRKLMLVIQSLVDKGNSVLIIEHNLDVIKAADWIVDMGPEGGNGGGTVVAEGTPEDVAAVQGSYTGQFLKPVLES
- a CDS encoding DoxX family protein translates to MLRKIARPMLASFFVWDGVDTLRNTDQHIAETENMLERLRKVLPREYAGYIPSDPELVARALAGARVGAGSLFAIGKAPRTSAAVLAGTSLPALVGANAFWSADSEKEKTEGRNALITNTALLGALFITTQDREGKPSLTWRAQKAGERTSKKVQAALPTKSETQKLTGKATDWFEDTSDRVTSYVDDHKDEWQDTGKDLLNTAKSHVDEARSYVDDNKDDWQDAGKGLIANVRDSAKDYTETARGFVNDNAGDWLATAEDNAKTARKAVVKNASKAQKKADKALTKAEKSSGGSAKKWNKKANKFQKEADKKIAKAIKKVGKNI
- a CDS encoding MBL fold metallo-hydrolase; the encoded protein is MTNDITLHHISVSEMDNNCYLLASNGEGLLIDAADDAQAILAMAEQAGVKITKVLTTHRHWDHVRALQEVLKETDATHYAAFLESPALPSSVDVELQHDDTIEFGGREHDVIILRGHTPGGACLAVDMDGVPHLFVGDSLFPGGVGKTTSEGDFVRLYKDVTERLFDIYPDEAVVWPGHGKATTLGDERPHLGDWWDRRW
- a CDS encoding HelD family protein gives rise to the protein MPSVTSPSTPNPSSPNSPVQTEKASAIAAEQTYVDMLFDRLDKEVADANQRLNEVQADVDPANPDSDALVRRETEYHLLQGKLDRLNLAQLGLVFGRIDVDAPGDNPTADGLDRRYIGRMGLDAREDDYRTLLLDWRAPMARPFYLATTAQPEDVAVRRHIRTKGRTVTDITDEVLARELAAAAVDVDNDASITSESALHQAMERARTTHMSSIVETIQREQDEIIRDERRGVMVVDGGPGTGKTAVALHRIAYLLYNHRERLASTGVLILGPNSTFLDYISRVLPELGETGVVLSTISELFPGVTATLQDSLLTREIKGSDAMVGILGEALRAYQVVPEDPVSIKVEQLYLTATPDMVKAARTRARRSHKPHNDARGAFIEHFVQSLAEQMANKIGADPLGGKNLLSRADVDQLFDDLSETPAVQELIDAFWPTLSPQSVLAELLGSEDAIAHAAYAYDDETREALFRPTQFDGIEAWSAADVALLDELAVLIGMPDVEAQEEAERAAWKEQVSDAEDALDILSSSMSTDNDDDMFEAEILSAHDVIDAEALARRQQTLDHRSTAERAAADYTWAYGHVVIDEAQELTPMEWRMVFRRTPSRWMTVVGDTSQTSSPAGVDAWEDTLGEFVGDRFRIHHLTVNYRTPQPIADLAYKVRKSVDDSAQQTESIRDGEPVRFLEYSDKPLKAGIFTDDNGRLNAVIDVNNVEEVKGLEFDHVTVINPVDIIERSPLGINDLYVALTRATQTLTIIGEWPEEFH